The Shewanella mangrovisoli genome has a window encoding:
- a CDS encoding thiopurine S-methyltransferase yields the protein MEPGFWHEKWQQQLIGFHQQDINPFLVKYWHTLALPAEAQVFVPLCGKSLDMCFLAEQGHQVIGCELNEIAVQQFFEDNQLPMQQSALGEHQHYHTEQVSLYQGDIFTLPVSITAKVSGFYDRAALIAWPECMRAQYAKQLAQLLPQGSVGLLVTLDYPQEALSGPPFAVSPTWVETHLSDDFDIQLLDCQDVLADNPRFVKKEVPWLNEAAYLLRRR from the coding sequence ATGGAACCCGGTTTTTGGCATGAGAAGTGGCAGCAACAGCTGATTGGTTTTCACCAGCAAGATATCAATCCCTTTCTCGTAAAGTATTGGCATACCTTGGCATTGCCCGCCGAGGCGCAAGTCTTCGTTCCCCTGTGTGGCAAATCTTTAGATATGTGCTTTTTAGCCGAACAGGGGCATCAGGTGATTGGTTGTGAGTTAAATGAAATCGCGGTGCAGCAGTTTTTTGAAGATAACCAATTACCTATGCAGCAAAGCGCGCTGGGTGAGCATCAGCATTATCACACAGAGCAGGTCAGTTTATATCAAGGGGATATCTTCACTTTGCCTGTGTCTATTACAGCCAAGGTGAGTGGTTTTTATGATCGCGCCGCCTTGATTGCTTGGCCAGAGTGCATGCGGGCGCAATACGCCAAGCAATTAGCGCAGTTATTGCCACAGGGCAGCGTAGGTTTATTAGTGACTCTCGATTACCCGCAGGAGGCCTTAAGTGGGCCGCCTTTTGCGGTGTCGCCGACTTGGGTGGAGACCCATTTAAGTGACGATTTTGACATCCAACTCTTGGATTGTCAGGACGTGCTTGCGGACAACCCAAGGTTTGTTAAGAAAGAAGTTCCTTGGCTGAATGAAGCGGCTTATCTATTAAGACGCAGATAA
- a CDS encoding glycerophosphodiester phosphodiesterase, translating into MLIFAHRGASGYVAENTLAAMAKAIELGATAIELDVHNVEGELVVFHDRRLDSKSSGQGIIHLVNKGYLDTVTVKGEPIPTLWQVLELVAGRATINIELKGVNTVAPLLALYPKAIAELGFSAEQLLISSFNHPYLQQVKQALPQALVAPLLASIPLDGAAVVSELNAYSLHLDVSFISKALVDDAHQRGAKVYVYTVDHRDDIHALQQLGVDGIFSNFPDRAMQALLQPNNTDYCGYFE; encoded by the coding sequence ATGCTTATTTTTGCTCACCGTGGTGCCAGCGGTTATGTGGCGGAAAATACCTTAGCCGCCATGGCCAAGGCCATTGAGTTAGGTGCCACAGCCATTGAGCTGGATGTGCATAATGTCGAAGGTGAGTTAGTGGTATTTCACGACCGCAGACTCGACAGTAAGAGCTCGGGCCAAGGTATCATCCATTTGGTCAATAAAGGGTATTTGGACACAGTCACAGTCAAAGGCGAGCCCATTCCCACGCTCTGGCAAGTGCTCGAACTGGTTGCTGGGCGCGCCACAATCAACATCGAACTGAAAGGGGTGAATACGGTAGCCCCGCTACTCGCGCTTTATCCAAAGGCCATCGCCGAGCTGGGGTTCAGCGCAGAGCAATTGCTGATCTCATCCTTCAATCATCCCTATTTACAGCAAGTCAAACAGGCGTTGCCACAGGCATTAGTGGCGCCCTTACTTGCCAGTATTCCCCTCGATGGTGCAGCGGTGGTGAGCGAGCTAAACGCCTATTCCCTGCATTTAGATGTGAGTTTTATCAGCAAGGCCCTAGTAGATGATGCCCACCAGCGGGGCGCTAAGGTGTATGTTTATACCGTCGATCATCGCGATGATATCCATGCTCTTCAGCAGTTGGGTGTCGATGGGATCTTTAGCAATTTCCCCGACCGCGCCATGCAGGCGCTGTTGCAACCCAACAATACGGATTACTGCGGCTACTTCGAATAA
- a CDS encoding bacterioferritin-associated ferredoxin: MYVCLCHAITDTQIKNAVSQGDSSLADVKKRLGVADQCGKCARMAVQIIQNQLEIEPNYYEVA; this comes from the coding sequence ATGTACGTTTGTCTCTGCCATGCCATCACAGATACGCAAATCAAAAACGCGGTAAGTCAGGGCGACTCTAGCCTTGCTGACGTTAAAAAGCGTTTAGGCGTTGCCGATCAATGCGGTAAGTGCGCCAGAATGGCCGTACAAATTATTCAGAACCAATTAGAAATTGAACCTAATTACTACGAAGTTGCTTAA
- a CDS encoding methyl-accepting chemotaxis protein: MRKNLPVTQREYDYPADWILLSTTDTQSHITYANPSFCTVAGYELSAMLGQPHNMVRHPDMPPQAFEDLWKTIRKGEPWKGIVKNRCANGDHYWVDAYVSPIVVNGQVAEFQSVRTKPSREQINRAEAAYAELNKNGQVKALKRTLEMPTKLALLVLVALLPMLYLALQIGVVGFVGLAISALALFIGGNLILGRYRTLVAKAKKIYDNPLMAHIYTGQSDDLGAIDLALQMQNSELKSVLGRARDSCDNVSQQAKISAAKGEEIQGTSQSQLAEIEQVATAMQQMTATLGDMSSNCADAASASQMASQQTINGDKTVVSTIQSIQAMAQQLQETSQVITELEGHSRDIGRVLDVIQGIAEQTNLLALNAAIEAARAGEQGRGFAVVADEVRALAQRTHDATKEIHTMINLLQQGTHKAVRSMQEGVDAAGECITTADLAGAALRTIREAITTITDMTHHIASAVEEQSSVANEMNRSVVNVSQFTHSSHQLGCEMVSLNDEVIGEMNSHTVLVGQFLKRSFKV, translated from the coding sequence ATGAGAAAGAATTTACCAGTCACACAGCGGGAATACGACTATCCAGCGGATTGGATTTTGTTGTCGACGACCGACACCCAAAGTCATATTACCTATGCCAATCCCTCATTTTGTACCGTTGCGGGATATGAGCTCAGTGCCATGTTGGGCCAGCCCCACAATATGGTGCGTCACCCCGATATGCCACCCCAAGCTTTTGAAGATCTTTGGAAAACAATCCGTAAGGGTGAGCCTTGGAAAGGCATAGTCAAAAACCGCTGCGCTAATGGTGACCATTATTGGGTCGATGCCTATGTGTCGCCGATTGTGGTGAATGGTCAGGTGGCCGAGTTTCAGTCGGTACGTACTAAACCCAGCCGTGAACAGATCAACAGAGCAGAAGCGGCCTACGCCGAGTTAAATAAAAACGGTCAAGTTAAGGCGCTAAAACGCACCTTAGAGATGCCGACTAAGTTGGCATTGCTCGTCTTGGTTGCTCTATTGCCCATGTTGTATTTGGCGCTGCAGATTGGAGTGGTGGGATTTGTGGGACTCGCCATTAGTGCACTCGCGCTGTTTATCGGCGGCAATCTGATCCTAGGCCGCTATCGGACGTTGGTCGCTAAAGCGAAGAAAATCTACGACAACCCTTTGATGGCACACATTTATACGGGGCAATCCGACGATTTAGGGGCTATCGATCTCGCGCTGCAAATGCAAAATTCAGAGCTTAAATCCGTGCTCGGCCGCGCGCGCGATTCCTGTGATAACGTCAGTCAGCAAGCGAAAATCTCTGCGGCTAAAGGTGAAGAAATTCAAGGGACAAGCCAGTCACAATTGGCCGAGATTGAACAAGTCGCCACGGCCATGCAGCAGATGACGGCAACTCTAGGGGATATGTCCTCAAATTGCGCCGATGCGGCGAGTGCGTCACAGATGGCGTCACAGCAGACAATCAACGGCGATAAAACCGTTGTCAGTACTATTCAGTCGATTCAGGCAATGGCGCAGCAGTTGCAGGAAACCTCGCAGGTGATCACTGAGTTAGAAGGGCATAGCCGGGATATAGGCAGAGTGCTGGATGTGATCCAAGGTATTGCCGAGCAAACGAACTTACTGGCGCTCAACGCTGCGATTGAAGCGGCGCGGGCGGGCGAACAGGGGCGGGGCTTTGCCGTGGTTGCCGATGAGGTGCGGGCGTTAGCGCAGCGTACTCATGATGCCACCAAAGAAATCCACACTATGATCAACCTGTTACAACAAGGAACTCACAAGGCGGTGCGCAGCATGCAAGAGGGTGTGGATGCGGCTGGCGAATGTATTACGACGGCGGATCTTGCGGGCGCGGCGCTGCGTACCATACGTGAAGCGATCACTACCATTACCGATATGACCCACCATATTGCCAGTGCGGTGGAGGAGCAATCGAGCGTGGCGAATGAGATGAATCGCAGTGTGGTGAATGTGTCGCAATTTACCCATTCCAGCCATCAACTCGGTTGCGAAATGGTGAGCCTTAATGATGAAGTGATAGGCGAGATGAACTCCCATACTGTGCTAGTCGGACAGTTTTTAAAGCGCAGTTTTAAAGTCTAA
- a CDS encoding DUF3392 domain-containing protein, which produces MFDQLVAIIGHLGNMLRPWSFDIATAMVVCLILVFSADVNRILRRHLLGHSFILRTFVFIIVNAFGYGLLIVKATPWVARQIVAMPSHWMFLLIVAMFIFIGYWAQRNSQA; this is translated from the coding sequence ATGTTTGATCAGTTAGTCGCCATTATTGGCCATTTAGGAAATATGCTTCGTCCTTGGTCCTTCGATATCGCCACGGCCATGGTCGTGTGTTTGATTTTAGTGTTCTCAGCCGATGTGAATCGTATCCTCAGACGGCATTTACTGGGCCATTCGTTTATCCTGCGAACCTTTGTTTTTATTATTGTGAATGCCTTTGGCTACGGACTGCTGATCGTCAAAGCTACGCCCTGGGTGGCAAGGCAAATCGTTGCCATGCCATCCCATTGGATGTTCTTGCTGATCGTCGCCATGTTTATTTTTATCGGCTATTGGGCGCAGCGAAATAGCCAAGCCTAA
- a CDS encoding zinc-dependent metalloprotease yields MKPHSLALAILLLGLPALSVAANLPSTKVVKQSQAAKGFLNLYYEPSEGELYLEVSRLNQPFLLVTSLPEGVGSNDIGLDRGQLGQTRMVQFERQGPYIQLKQLNTQYRANTQDAAEKRAVNEAFADSVLWQGKLLDGKPDMVAISELVLNDLHGVASVLQHTGQGSYRLDLTRSAILPAGVKSFEKNSDVDVQLTFKADAAGEQVAKVTPDGTLMSVRMRYSFVELPEEGYQARAYHPMSGYLSDEYRDYATPFSAPLVQRFILRHRLQKVNPGPAPSEVVKPITYYLDPGVPEPIRSALLDGARWWETAFSQAGFINGFKVELLPPDADPQDIRYNMIQWVHRATRGWSYGAALTDPRTGEIIKGQVTLGSLRGRQDYLIAKGLTAGWRDRGAAEQAANDLALARIRQLAAHEVGHTLGLDHNFAASTNQDASVMDYPHPKILLKGNDIDISAPYGVGVGPWDNFAIAYGYSDEGDATAQQALQNQLLAEVARKGLRYIGEADSRQKDASQAYASLWDSGDDPIAQLLDLNRIRAKAIEGFSSTALLPGEPQGELADTFVPIYLLSRYQIDAVSKFIGGTDYNYLSVGEGARWSYIAPQLQLSALDALLSTLDAASLTVPQTLLDTLVPKAGNYQATRESFESGLGVVSDPLGMAEVLARHTVGQLLMPQRLNRVSQGAMADNEQLSVETLLNKLFAATLYQEDKLALIEGVWMRVNAVVIDELLSAYHDPQTSAEVKAAIYERAQFVMKQLKAKANRANAKVASHYTWLQQGLSVGLTDANSKLIPKPLRLPPGSPI; encoded by the coding sequence ATGAAACCCCATAGCCTAGCCCTCGCCATCCTACTCTTAGGTTTACCCGCGCTGAGCGTCGCTGCGAATTTACCGAGCACTAAAGTTGTTAAGCAGAGCCAAGCCGCTAAGGGATTTCTTAATCTTTACTATGAGCCAAGCGAGGGCGAGTTATACCTCGAGGTGAGCCGCTTAAATCAACCTTTTCTCTTGGTGACTAGCCTGCCTGAAGGGGTCGGTTCTAACGATATCGGTCTCGACCGTGGTCAATTAGGCCAAACCCGCATGGTGCAGTTTGAGCGCCAAGGTCCCTACATCCAGCTTAAGCAGCTGAACACTCAGTATCGCGCTAATACTCAAGATGCCGCCGAAAAACGCGCAGTGAATGAGGCCTTTGCCGATTCGGTATTGTGGCAGGGTAAATTACTCGACGGTAAGCCAGATATGGTGGCGATCAGTGAGTTGGTGCTCAATGATTTACACGGTGTTGCCAGCGTACTGCAACATACTGGGCAGGGGAGTTATCGCCTCGATTTAACCCGCTCGGCGATTTTACCCGCTGGGGTGAAATCCTTTGAAAAGAATAGCGATGTCGATGTGCAGCTTACCTTCAAAGCCGATGCGGCGGGTGAACAAGTGGCTAAGGTCACGCCCGATGGCACTTTAATGTCGGTACGGATGCGCTATTCCTTTGTCGAATTGCCCGAGGAGGGCTATCAAGCTCGCGCCTATCATCCCATGAGCGGCTATTTATCCGATGAGTATCGTGACTATGCCACGCCGTTTTCGGCGCCACTGGTACAACGATTTATTTTGCGCCACCGTCTGCAAAAGGTGAATCCTGGTCCTGCGCCCAGCGAAGTAGTTAAGCCCATCACCTATTACCTCGACCCTGGCGTGCCTGAGCCAATCCGCTCGGCGCTGCTCGATGGCGCACGCTGGTGGGAAACGGCCTTCAGCCAAGCGGGATTTATCAACGGCTTTAAGGTTGAACTCTTGCCACCCGATGCCGATCCGCAGGATATTCGCTACAACATGATCCAGTGGGTACACCGCGCCACGCGTGGATGGTCCTACGGCGCGGCGTTAACCGATCCGCGCACCGGTGAAATCATCAAAGGCCAAGTGACTTTAGGTAGCTTACGGGGGCGCCAAGATTACTTGATTGCCAAAGGCTTAACCGCAGGTTGGCGTGATAGAGGCGCCGCCGAGCAAGCGGCTAATGACTTAGCCTTAGCGCGTATTCGGCAACTCGCAGCCCATGAGGTCGGCCATACCTTAGGCTTAGATCATAACTTTGCCGCCTCGACTAATCAGGATGCCTCTGTGATGGATTATCCCCATCCTAAGATCCTGCTGAAAGGTAATGACATTGATATATCAGCACCCTATGGCGTAGGTGTCGGACCATGGGATAACTTTGCTATCGCGTACGGCTATAGCGATGAAGGCGATGCCACCGCTCAGCAGGCGCTGCAAAATCAGTTGCTGGCCGAAGTGGCCCGCAAAGGGCTGCGCTATATTGGCGAAGCCGATTCGCGCCAGAAAGATGCCAGCCAAGCCTATGCCAGCCTATGGGATAGCGGTGATGACCCTATCGCGCAGCTACTGGATTTGAACCGTATTCGCGCTAAGGCCATCGAAGGTTTTAGCAGCACGGCACTGTTGCCGGGTGAGCCACAGGGTGAATTAGCCGATACCTTTGTGCCTATCTATTTACTTAGCCGTTACCAAATTGATGCGGTCAGTAAGTTTATTGGCGGTACAGACTACAACTATCTATCCGTCGGCGAGGGCGCTCGCTGGAGCTATATCGCGCCGCAGTTACAATTGTCGGCCCTCGATGCGTTGCTCAGCACCTTAGATGCGGCCAGCTTAACGGTTCCGCAAACCTTACTCGATACGCTGGTGCCTAAAGCGGGGAATTATCAAGCGACGCGTGAGTCCTTCGAATCAGGGCTTGGGGTGGTGAGCGATCCCCTCGGCATGGCGGAAGTGTTAGCGCGCCATACCGTGGGTCAGTTATTGATGCCGCAGCGCTTAAATCGCGTCAGCCAAGGGGCGATGGCGGATAATGAGCAGCTCTCGGTCGAAACCTTACTCAATAAGCTGTTTGCCGCGACCCTTTATCAAGAAGATAAACTCGCTCTGATCGAAGGAGTGTGGATGCGGGTGAATGCGGTGGTGATTGATGAACTCTTGTCTGCCTATCACGATCCGCAAACCTCGGCAGAGGTGAAGGCGGCTATTTACGAACGCGCTCAATTTGTGATGAAACAGCTTAAAGCCAAAGCCAATCGCGCGAATGCCAAGGTGGCCTCCCACTATACTTGGTTGCAACAGGGGCTGAGTGTTGGGCTGACGGATGCTAACAGCAAACTCATTCCTAAACCCTTGAGATTGCCGCCGGGTTCACCTATCTAA
- a CDS encoding D-2-hydroxyacid dehydrogenase, translating to MGHKLLLLTKANEQYRQLIEAQQLPGLELLDDNPASIAEANIWLAEPKLAAPLLPHAKQLKWLQSSFAGIDALMGPRARKDYQLTNIKGIFGPLMSEYLFGYLLAHVRGHQFYQAQQRQKSWQVQSATRSSLQGMRLLLLGTGSIAQHVAKTAKHFGMHVTGINRSGREVDGFDVIQPLSQLALCLSQSDVVTNLLPSTPDTRLLLNADMLAKLKADAILVNVGRGDVLDLDALNTQLIARPAQQAILDVFTQEPLPASHPIWERPNAIITPHISAPSHPEQIVRIFSDNYRRYIAAEPLQNQVDFIQGY from the coding sequence ATGGGGCACAAGTTACTCTTACTGACGAAGGCGAATGAGCAGTATCGCCAGCTTATTGAGGCGCAGCAGTTGCCAGGGCTTGAGTTGCTCGATGATAATCCCGCGAGTATTGCAGAGGCCAACATTTGGCTTGCCGAGCCTAAGCTTGCCGCGCCGCTGCTGCCCCATGCCAAACAGCTAAAATGGCTGCAATCCAGTTTTGCGGGTATTGATGCCCTGATGGGGCCTAGAGCAAGAAAAGATTATCAACTCACTAACATTAAAGGCATTTTCGGCCCCTTGATGAGTGAGTATCTGTTTGGATACCTGCTCGCCCACGTGCGAGGACACCAGTTCTACCAAGCGCAGCAGCGGCAAAAATCTTGGCAAGTGCAAAGTGCTACGCGCAGCAGCTTGCAAGGGATGCGATTATTACTCCTAGGCACAGGCTCCATCGCCCAACATGTAGCCAAAACCGCCAAGCACTTCGGCATGCATGTTACAGGAATAAACCGTAGCGGCCGAGAGGTCGACGGCTTTGATGTGATCCAGCCGCTCTCGCAGCTCGCACTATGCTTAAGCCAAAGCGATGTAGTGACCAATTTACTGCCCAGCACCCCAGACACACGTTTGCTGCTAAATGCAGACATGCTCGCCAAACTCAAAGCCGATGCGATTTTAGTGAATGTAGGCCGTGGTGATGTACTCGACCTCGATGCCCTCAATACTCAGCTGATTGCGCGTCCTGCGCAGCAGGCCATTCTCGATGTGTTCACGCAGGAGCCACTCCCAGCGAGCCATCCGATTTGGGAAAGACCTAACGCCATCATCACGCCCCATATCTCGGCGCCGAGTCATCCAGAGCAAATCGTGCGTATTTTTAGCGACAACTATCGCCGCTATATCGCAGCTGAGCCGCTACAAAATCAGGTCGATTTTATTCAGGGTTATTAG
- a CDS encoding protein kinase domain-containing protein — MQTPQLQHFYISEEQSIYLLKANDARKHKAWIRLCKQQLSKLGYRDIEFIGKGAYGFVFAGINQADEAHVFKFSRINLPQHIQDRLEEEAFMLSLLKHPNIPRAIKFERVGKQGILVMERAKGEDLEQLCRRLGALPPAMVMSIARQLADILYYLRTGKPLVHGDIKPSNLVYDIESQHLSLIDWGSAVFAQRDEHNKAVEDNVMTLMSSDQQHTNARMGDVYFIGEEQLNGALSSPRFDEQGVAATLYALASGQASRFGAQVIPPTSIGLPMELARTLEGMLSSDAVQRNLAGDYFLKSMRHSHRIHLPELPKTELLGEIPVWVQSREKDVETVSYSSRKSFLKEHNAQDPIAKMDDIQLEKYYRNFLAGMGDTEKGFIAAVGRLGQYPIVGGLAIHWQETGVFIDSNLAIYDAKQKSALIIAVNNMVTLARGIKRIGVFKACFFNARDTLHIERENTSEPFVASADLQLPFEVGDVPTLEDKSRLHSYFEDGKDPDENLELPSEIMEELARINQIHHTGCIIFEALPNHLKIHSYLKLLNPRKQAAFRASLDRILHYVGKIQGHGVSGFMKLPYKNTRRFTHIERKAEHYYPRNPKEIGA; from the coding sequence TTGCAAACACCCCAACTACAACATTTTTACATTTCCGAAGAGCAATCCATTTACTTGCTCAAAGCCAACGATGCCCGTAAGCACAAGGCGTGGATCCGTTTATGTAAACAACAATTAAGTAAGTTGGGTTATCGCGACATTGAGTTTATCGGTAAGGGCGCTTACGGCTTTGTGTTTGCGGGAATTAATCAAGCCGACGAAGCCCACGTATTTAAATTCTCGAGAATTAATCTGCCGCAGCATATTCAAGACCGCTTAGAGGAAGAAGCCTTTATGCTGTCCTTGCTCAAACACCCCAACATTCCGAGGGCTATCAAATTTGAGCGGGTTGGTAAACAAGGGATCTTAGTTATGGAGCGGGCAAAGGGCGAAGATCTCGAGCAGCTTTGCCGCCGCTTAGGCGCCCTGCCCCCCGCCATGGTGATGAGCATTGCCCGCCAACTGGCCGATATTCTCTACTATCTGCGCACGGGTAAACCCTTAGTGCATGGCGACATCAAGCCTTCAAATCTTGTCTATGATATTGAAAGCCAACATTTATCCTTAATCGACTGGGGCTCTGCGGTATTTGCGCAACGGGATGAACATAACAAGGCCGTTGAAGACAACGTGATGACGTTGATGTCGAGCGATCAGCAGCACACTAATGCCCGCATGGGAGACGTGTATTTTATCGGTGAAGAGCAGCTAAATGGCGCGCTCTCAAGCCCGCGTTTCGACGAGCAAGGCGTGGCGGCGACCTTGTATGCCTTGGCCTCAGGACAGGCAAGTCGCTTCGGCGCACAGGTGATCCCGCCCACCAGCATAGGCTTACCTATGGAATTGGCTCGCACCTTGGAGGGCATGCTCAGTAGCGATGCCGTGCAGCGCAATCTGGCGGGGGATTATTTTCTCAAAAGCATGCGCCACAGCCATAGAATCCATTTACCCGAGCTACCCAAAACCGAACTGCTGGGCGAAATCCCTGTCTGGGTGCAATCCCGCGAGAAAGATGTCGAAACCGTCAGTTACAGCTCGCGCAAATCCTTTTTAAAGGAACATAACGCCCAGGATCCCATCGCTAAGATGGATGACATCCAGCTCGAAAAATACTATCGCAACTTCTTAGCCGGCATGGGCGATACTGAAAAAGGTTTTATCGCCGCCGTGGGTCGCCTCGGCCAATACCCCATAGTGGGCGGCCTTGCCATCCATTGGCAAGAAACCGGCGTGTTTATCGACTCCAACCTCGCCATTTACGATGCTAAACAAAAGAGTGCGCTCATCATCGCCGTCAATAATATGGTGACGCTCGCGCGGGGAATTAAGCGTATCGGGGTGTTTAAGGCCTGCTTCTTTAACGCTAGGGATACGCTGCATATCGAGCGCGAAAACACCAGCGAACCCTTTGTCGCCAGCGCTGATTTGCAACTGCCCTTCGAGGTGGGTGATGTGCCGACCCTCGAAGATAAATCGCGGCTGCACTCTTACTTTGAAGACGGTAAGGATCCGGACGAAAACCTCGAATTACCGAGTGAAATCATGGAAGAATTGGCGCGTATCAACCAAATCCACCACACGGGCTGCATCATTTTTGAGGCCCTGCCGAATCACTTAAAGATCCACAGTTACTTAAAACTGCTCAACCCGCGCAAACAGGCGGCGTTTCGCGCCAGCCTCGACCGCATTTTGCATTATGTGGGTAAAATTCAAGGTCATGGGGTATCGGGCTTTATGAAACTGCCCTATAAAAATACCCGTCGCTTTACCCATATTGAACGTAAAGCCGAGCATTATTATCCTAGAAACCCAAAAGAAATAGGCGCATAA